The Silene latifolia isolate original U9 population chromosome Y, ASM4854445v1, whole genome shotgun sequence sequence TATTTAATAAAATTTAgtaatgtcatgaaatgtgtatattaatgaattttttttatcactaagctaataatttaattttataaatttctcaaattatattttttttttcacaaatctAAAATATAAGtttatatttttgttttatatAGAGCAAATATGCTTTAAATTATTCTCCAACAAAGATTAAAAATTTGTATTtagacttttattttattttatgtaaaaaattaattaagtttaatgaaaagttatattttaatgaaaagttAATAGTTTAATGCTCATTTGAGATTTGTTATATATGGTAATAAATATGACTATAGCCATATGGAGCTCTAACAACGCTTTCATCGCAATGTCTCAAAGACTCCTGCCAAGAATACAATCAATAACAATGTAAACTGCAAATAAAAAGTAGTAGCAAATTGATAAATTAACAAGttacaattgtttaaaaaaaaacgtaaaatcAATTATTCTTTCTAAAATTTGAAATTGTCTCCTGACGAACAACTAAAATTGATAACTTTGCGACTTGCTTCTCGAACTTTAGGACCAGCTCTTCGTGACATCTTAAAATACTCTCCTACAAATTCGATCTCACCTTCTATCCAATTCAATGGAAGCTTGTTGAATACCTTACACAAGTCTAATTCCATTCTTTTTCACGGTCTACACATTCCATTTCGCGATATTTATCACCGGTTAAACTAAAATTGACAACGCAGGACACATATCCAGCAGCGACGACAGTATTTCAATTTTATAGCACGTTCGCATATTAAGTGTAAGACGAGTTGCATTACTGAAAACAGTAGAGATATAATGTAGTACcaaaacatccaatgtaagagtTTCGACATTAGAAATCGCTTCATAAAATGGTATCATCGACCTCTCTCCTTCATCATAAGGCATGTCGTCATCATAAAGCGGAGTATTTTATAATCGTATAAAACCGAGTATTTTACATTTCTACGAGTTCATCGCAGGACGCTTTGTTGATGCAATGGCAAAGATCAAATCATGATGACTGACGAGCACTTTCGAAATGTTGATGATTGAGACCCAACTATTTTTATCTTATTAGGAAACAGGAAACATTTTGATGGAAATATATAAGCAGAATCTTAAATAAACGACGGAGTAGTACTTAACAAACAAAGATTCAAAACCAAACTAGTATAGCAGAAACTTAAATACTCGGTACTTCTTTGCAACATCATCGAAAACAATACATACTTCTATTATACCAAAAAACTCATTTTTCTTTATAAATCAAACCTTTCCGGGAAGGATGGAAATAGATAGCTTCGCCATTTGTAGTCGTAATTTTGGGACCATCTTTTCGAGACATCTTGAAAAATCTCCCATTAAATTCAACATCACAACAACTGGAGATTGTTGGCCATTGATAGAGTTTCTCGCACAACTTTAACTCATGTTCTTGATTACTCAAACAATTAGGCGACGGCAGCCAGTCCCAGTCTTGATGAAAATCATTTACTCTAAGATTGAAGTGCTCCAAATTGCAAGTGCTTCTTAACAAATGCACTATAAGGCGTGTTAATGATTTCGCGGGTTTGCAATAAGTTACCCAGTTATCGATTTCCACATTTATCGACTTTATCCATCTGAGTGCTCGTCGTGAGGTGCTTACATTGCCAGCATTTCGGTACAATGGCTCGTTATAATTATTGACACCCCAAAATTTCAGGGTCAAAACATCTACTTTAGGACACATCTTTAACAATGACAACAGAGTATTTAAACTATGGCTCCATTTCATATTAATTGTGAGCCGAGTAACATTGTGTAACACCGTAGATAAGGCATCTACTGCAGAAATATCAATGGTAAGGATCCTTACTTTAGAAATTGCCTCATAAATATCTGATTGATCTTGGTGAAGATCAGTAAATTCAATTTTCGTTTCACGCAGCATAATCGGTTCCTCCTCAAAAGAAAAGGTTAAGCATTTTGGAGCAAAAATAGCCAAGTACTCTAAATTTGGGGCATTAATCACAATTGTACCGCTTTGCAAAGTCTCGTCGATATTGCTAGCCCAGCAATCTAACGACAATTTTACAAGTGACGGACAAGCCTTAACTAGTTTTTCAATCCATTGATAATTCCGACCAAAGTGAATGGTTAAGTTCTTCAAATTTGGAAGATTGATGGTATCAGAATCCTCAGGGAATCGCCAATCATCATACGAGCCACTTTTGGAACCCAATTCAATCGACACTAGCGACTGCGTTTGGAAAATAACACTTGGTAATGTATATATATTATCCCAACAAGAAGTATCACGCCATGTTACCTTAAGTTGATGGACGTTCCGGTTACAAACGTCGCGAATTACAATATCCATGAGAGGCGCCCAATAGTCCAGATCAAAGGattttttgaaatcgatattgaagGTATGGATAAAAGGTGAGGTAATTTGTCTCATGGTTTCATTCAATGTGGTATCGAGATTACGTAAGTTATAAGTCTCGCGGAAGGCGATGTCAATAGAGGTTGTGTTGGACCAGAGACCACGCCATCGACGGGATAAAGTTCCGGTAGCGATGGCTAATTGGAGAGGAAGAAGGGAAATAATTCCGATAAGAATGTCGTCAGGGAGATAGCTCAGCCTGTCGATACTTCGATTACTACTTCTTCTATCGTTCTCGTTCGTCGTCGCCATCTTTGCTAAGTTTTCAAAGGTTTTTAGGGTTTATGTCTTTTAGCTTTTCTCTTTGCAAGAATTTTCTGATTTtgcttctatttttttttttctatgtCAATCTCGGCTATAAGTTAAGGATATTTTATACATTCATTATAAATAACGTAGTTTCTTAATTGCATGCTCAATTATACGAGCATACAAATTTCCATAAAATTTTCATAAATATTCTTCTCCTTATAAAAATAGAAACTAGAATATTGAGATTTTCCCAAAAATAAACATGCCCCACGatagtattaattagtataaagatgttattTATTTAACAtgcacaaatataatataagtatgttatattttgaaaattattataagataaataaattaagctagatttccaaaaaatataatatttcatacttatttcgatttgatttaatgcatatatgtattATTTTTATAGAAACATATAAACCTCCTAAAATTGAATGTcaaaatagtaaaagtaattctGTTAGTAGAGAAAAGAACTGTAATAACActtaatataataatatgataGCAATCACTCATTTAAATAGTCAAAATAACAATATTAGCGGCGAGggtagtagtgaaagtaatagaagtaaCAACGGGAGTAGCGAAATTATCAATATTAGCTAACCAAttgatttaagtaaaatattaatagcgagagtaaatttgtcttataatttatttcatcgtaattttaagatGTCATAGAaatatatattaatgataaatttatgagttatgcaactttaaaataattttttttatttaattgaaaataaaattttatgctaaataaAGTTATTTCTAGCAATcttgctattaatattttacttaaatcaaTTGGTTATAAGGTATCATTATCTTGTAGCTTATAAGGTATCATGAGTTCTTGTGTTATTTGCAAAATGCAAACCTATCCACTCAAGTCTCTAATCTTTAGTAGTGAGCCATATTTTATTGTAGCTTGATTTGTCATGTAGTTATTTCTAGCAATCTTGCTTACAAGGTATCATTATCTTGTAGCTTGAATATGCCCACTTTATAAAACCAACCAATAAAAAGCAAGTGCCTTGAAATCAAGCATGTAGCTTGGTAGAGCGGGTGTAGCTTTCTAGCAGGTTGTATTTTTTCGACTCAGATGGTAAGCAACCTGCctaaaaactttaataaattgcAAACATGTCCTTTGTtataaccattggagatgctcattttttttttggatcGAAAGAACATTAATTAAAAAGACGTCCAGTTCAAGAAAGAACATTGGAGATGCTCATTGCTTCAATTTATTTGCAAACAAGCAGGCAGCAGCACATCATATCTGCTGGAAAGATGGACTACTTAGAGCAACTCCAATGGCAAGCTTTAAGACCTTGTAGCTTGCCTTTTCACATCATATTTCTAAGAGCAACTTCAATGGCAAGCTTTAAGACCTTGTAACTTGCCTTTTCACATCATATTTCTAAGCAACATAAATTCTAAGCTACATTGTTCTTCAATGGTGAACTACAATATACTGTAGCTTGCAATACCCCCACATGATAATAAAtcatatattttaaattattttttgattttttaattaCTTTTTTACCATTTAAAAGTTAAGCTACAAGTTAAACATGTAGCTTGGTAGAGCTACACTTGCTTATAAGCATGAGCATATTTTTCATCTCCAATGGTCAGCATACCGCTTGAAAACTTTTGATAATTGCAAACAAGTCCTTAAATGCAACCATTGGAGTTGCTCTTATGGTCTACGGACGGGTCGGATATAGGAGTACACATTTtcattgttagggtgcaaacccttgtcccacattggtagaataaagatggaagatcatctttataagtgtccagaaaatataatagtacgaggccttttgggaaggagcccaagagtaaatccgtgagggcttggcccaaagcggacaatatcgtactattatggtttgtggacacagatgcagcagaggcccaacacgtgatattcacgcttccgcacaacaagtggtatcagagcccaaggttcgacttgggctagacacgatTACACGAGGATGCATCAACAGGcccaagacttgaagttgtacacCATAAGTCATGGAACTCCTAGCTCGGGGTGAGTCCTTGAGTAGACCCGGTCCAGGGTTAAATGGATGAAAGGCGTCATAGGTCTTGTGGGACAaaagaccatttgtgtactagaactgtTGATCAGGTGGACCCTTATCAGATTGGGTGCCACAGGTCTGGTGGATCCTTTCCAGGTTGAATGCCAGAGACCGTTTGTGTTCTAGGACTTCTGAAGTGACGGACccggtccagggtatattggatgcagaggattgttcgatatgcatgtgtagcaaaTCCTCAAGAAGGGCACATGGACGGCTCGTGGTAGCATAGTGTGTcggctaaggggaggttatcaagacttgtgatgtttcggGTGTCTAGAAGTTGGGGCTGTAGAGTGGGAGAGTCCTCCATGGAGGTCAAGGTCCGactcaagatgatggtccttggtttgaggggaggattgttagggtgcaaacccttatcccacattggtagaataaagatggaagatcatctttataagtgtccagaaaatataatagtacgaggccttttgggaaggagcccaagagtaaatccgtgagggcttggcccaaagcggacaatatcgtactattatggttcgtggacacagatgcagcagaggcccaacacgggatattcacgcttccgcacaacaagacCTTTTATGAGGAGAACATATTATGAGCATTTTTTACGATTAACACAACGAAAATATAATTCAACATCGTCGAAAAACATGCTCATCTGAGTGGAACATATTATGAGCATGTTAATATTCCTAATACATCGAAGATTTCAAACCAAGTTAGTATAGTCACATACTAATATGCATCATAAAGCAAATTAAATACCTGTAGATTTTTGTAACATAATCAAAAAACAATAGTCAATAGATAGTTCTACTGAATACGGAGTATATCACGGTCACtgtttttgtaaaattaaatCCTTTGCCATTAGTATAGTGACATACTCATATGCATCATAAAGCAAAAGATTTGTGCAACATCGTCGAAAAACAATGGATAGTTCTACTGAATAGGAGTATATGACGGTCACAAACCAGAAATATCACTGTTTTTGTTAAATTAAAGGAAAATGAAAGGACGTCACCCTTTCATATGGGGTGAGGGGGGACCCCTTCAATTAAGaatgcatgtgagagggtggcacccAGTTAAACCCTTATGGGACGACCAAAATAGATAACTTCGCCATTTTCAGTACTAAGTTTGGGGCCATCTTTTCGAGACATCTTAATAAAACTCCCTTTAAATTCAACATCGCAATTGGAGATGGTTGGACACCAATACAGTTTCTTGCACAATTTTATCTCGTCTTTTTCATCAAGCAACAAATTAGCCAGCAGTAACCAATCTTGACGAAAATAATTTACTCTAAGATTCAAGTGCTCCAAATCGCAAGTGCTCCTTAACAAATCCATTATAAGGCTTGAGAAAGATTCCGCGTACCTGTAATAAGTTCTCCTGTTATCGATTTCCACATTTATCGACTTTATCTTTCTGAGTGCTCGCTGTGAGCCAGGGTTTTGGTATAACGGCTGCTTCTTATGATTATTATCGACACCGCAAAATTTAAGGTTGAAAACGTCTAATACCGGACACATGTCTAACACGGACAACAGAGTATTTAAACAGAGGCGCAGTTTCATATTAAAAGTGAGCCGAGTAACATTGCGAAACACCGTAGTAGATAAGGTATCTACTGTAGAAATATCAAGGGTAAGGATCCTTACTTTAGAAATCGCCTCGTAAAATTTAGACAACTTTTCTTTATCTGCTTGACCTTTGAAGAGATCAGTAAATTCGATTTTGGTTTCACGCAGCACAATTGGTTCCTCCTCAAAAGAAAAGGTCAATGATTTCGGAGCGGAAATAGCCAAGTATTCTAAATTTGGGGAATTAATCACTATTTTACAGCTTTCCAAAGACGTATCAATTTCTCTATCATAGCAATTTAAAGACAATTTCTTGAGTGATGGACAAAACTTAATTAGTTTTTCAATCCATTTTAAGATTTCGAACTCCAAAGCAAAGTAAATggttaaaatcttcaaatttggAAGATTGATGGCATCACAATCATAAGGGAATTGCCAATCACGATAATAATAATCATACGAGCCAGTCTTTGGAGCCCAATTCCATCGACACTAGCGACTGCGTTTGAAAAATATCACTTGGTAATGCATAGGAATTAGAAAACCTACATAAAGGATAACACCATGTTACCTTAAGTTGATGGACGTTCCGGTTACAAATGTCGTGAATTATAATATCCATGCAAGGCGCCCAAAAGTCCACATTAAAGGATTCAACAAAATTGATACTGAAGCTATGGATAAAAGGTGAGGTAATTTGTCTCATGGTTCCATTCAATGCGGTATCGAGATTAAATTGATTCTGGTAGGAACCAAAGGTGAAATCGATAGAGGTTGTGTTAGTCCAAAGACCACGCCATCGACGGGATAAAGTCCCGGTAGTGATGGCTGATCGAAGAGGAAGAAGggagataattaaaataagaatttCGTCGGGGAGGGAACTCAACCTGTCGACTCTTCGATTTCTCCTTCTATTATTCCTGTTCGTCCTTTCCATCTTTGCTAAGGCTTCAAgggtttttagggtttatgtttttTAATAGAAATTGAGGGGTTTTAGGGTTTATGTCCTTTAATAGAAATTGAGAGGGAGAATTGCATAAGAGTAATTGTTATATTGTTGATAATAGTTCGTTCATGTCTAAAACAATTACAATGATATCGCATTTATATTAGTCCAAAGATACGAAGATAACTTCATCAAAAAAAATTACAAAGATAACAATCGTATTTTCTAATAGTAATAGCATAATATAACTTATtttataatactaatattattccGATTACGGTATATTACAATATACCGTAATATCTTCAACATCTTTCCTCAAACCCAGGATAATTTGTCTAAATTTTCATAGGTTTGCAAGGAAAACAAAGACCaataaaaccttttttttttaaaaccttcGATCTTTAAGAGGAAGGGCATGCTTTTCGAATCGGTTTCGTCGGATGGGAACGTCGTCGCTTTTCGAACCCACCAAATCATTGAAATTTCGTTGTCAAGAACGTCCCATTTTTTCGAACTTGACAAATTTcggtgcgtaactcgccagtcgaTGGGTATAGGACTCGCCAGACCGAGTTTTGGATAAATCGCCAATAATATAACGTCCCACATCGCCAATCATTACATGATTAATGCAGTCCAAATGTCGGAACACCATCTGGGCGTAATTCAGATCAAAACAATACCATTACGGTGTATATGAATCAAAATGATAGATTTGCTAAAAATTGAAAGCCATCATTGGCCAATTCAATTTGTTTAGCCAGGAACCAAAACTATTCAAAATCGTCCcttttttttaataaaagaaaTATTATTGTATATAAAATTTTCGCCAACACTAATAATTATATTTTCGTAAATTCCCGCCGGAGGGCATCATAATTTATTAGTCCCTCCGACGGAATATTGTTTTTAGGCTCGGATACCATAATAGAAATTGAGAAGGAGAATTACATAAGAGTAATtgtcatattattattgat is a genomic window containing:
- the LOC141629949 gene encoding F-box/LRR-repeat protein At3g26922-like translates to MATTNENDRRSSNRSIDRLSYLPDDILIGIISLLPLQLAIATGTLSRRWRGLWSNTTSIDIAFRETYNLRNLDTTLNETMRQITSPFIHTFNIDFKKSFDLDYWAPLMDIVIRDVCNRNVHQLKVTWRDTSCWDNIYTLPSVIFQTQSLVSIELGSKSGSYDDWRFPEDSDTINLPNLKNLTIHFGRNYQWIEKLVKACPSLVKLSLDCWASNIDETLQSGTIVINAPNLEYLAIFAPKCLTFSFEEEPIMLRETKIEFTDLHQDQSDIYEAISKVRILTIDISAVDALSTVLHNVTRLTINMKWSHSLNTLLSLLKMCPKVDVLTLKFWGVNNYNEPLYRNAGNVSTSRRALRWIKSINVEIDNWVTYCKPAKSLTRLIVHLLRSTCNLEHFNLRVNDFHQDWDWLPSPNCLSNQEHELKLCEKLYQWPTISSCCDVEFNGRFFKMSRKDGPKITTTNGEAIYFHPSRKGLIYKEK